DNA sequence from the Calidithermus timidus DSM 17022 genome:
GGCCGAGTTGGCGTCGACGGTGAGGTTGGCCTCGGGGTAGGCCTCGCGCACCGCCAGCAGCATCTTCACGTCCCAGCCGGGTTTGATCTTGAGCTTGATGCGCTTGTAGCCCTGCTCGAGCCCCTTGCCGACCTTCTCGAGGGTGCTCTCGATGGTGGGTTCGATGCCTAAGCTGATCCCCACCGGAATCTCCTCGCGCACCCCGCCCAGTACCCTCCAAAGCGGCTGTCCCAGGCTCTTGCACCACAGGTCCCAGAAGGCCATCTCGAGCGCGGCCTTGGTCATCTTGTTGCCCCGGAAATTGCCGATGTGCGACCACAGGGCCTCAGGGTTGGGGATTTCCTTGCCCAGGACGCTGGGAATGAGCAGCTCCTCCAAAAGCGCCCAGGCTCCGGCGATGGTTTCCTCGCGGTAGTGCGGCGTGTGCTCCATCACCGTCTCGGCGTAGCCCTCCAGGCCCTCGCCGTAGAGGGTGAGCACGATGATGTGCCGCTCGGTCTGGACGCCAAAGGAGGTCTCGAAGCGGAAGCGTAGCGGAAGGGTGATGAGCTTGAGTTGGGCAGCCTCAATTCGCATGGGGTTATGCTAACGCAAGATGCGAAAGCCTATTCCCCTTCCCCCTGCGTCAGGGCTTCGATCATCTGGTTCTTGAGCTGCCAGAGGCGGCTGGAGAGGGAGACGTGGTAGGTGTGGGGGTTGATCAGGCGGCGCACGCCGGGGTCGAGCAGCTCCACGTCCTTGCGGTGGCGTTCGCGCAGGACCTCGAGGGGCTGGGGCTCGAGGAGGCGCTTGCCCCGCCAGACCTCGGCGTGGAGGGGCTCGAGGCGGCAGCGCTCCATATTGACCCGACGCAGCTTGCCAGCCTCGGAGGGGTGGTGCAGCGTGAGCGAGCGCTCGGCGCAGGGGTCCTCGTCGAAGAGGGTGAGCAGGTCGGCGGAGGCCAGCCCGCGCTCGTCGTAGAGCCGCCAGACCTTTTTGCGCCCGGGGTTGAGTACCTTCTCGATGGACTCCGAGACCTTGATCGCCGGTTTCCACTCCTCGCCATCCCGCACGGCTACCACCTTGTACACCCCGTTCAGGGCCGGCTGGCCCCAGCTCGTTACCATGCGCGTGCCTACCCCGAACACCAGCCGCCTGATCAGGGCATCGGCATCTACCCCGTAGCGCGGGGCCTCCTCGCGGATCTGGGTGTGGATCTGCCAGATCACCAGCTCGTCGAGCTCGGAGGAGAGCACGATCGAGACGTCGGCGAAGCCCGCCTTGTCGAGCATCTGGGCTGCGCGGATGGAGAGGTAGGCCAGGTCGCCCGAGTCGAGCCGGATGCCGATAGGGCGGTGGCCCTTGCGCTTGAGCTCCTCGAAGACTTTGACGGCGTTGGGGATGCCGCTCTCGAGCACGTCTACGGTGTCTACCAGCAGCACGGTGTCGTCGGGGTAGACCTCGGCGAAGGCCCGGAAGGCCTCGAGTTCGCCCATGCCCAGCGCCATGAAGGCCTGCACCATGCTGTGGGCGTGGGTTCCGGCGGCTTGCAAGCCCAGCTCGTGCGACATCCCCACGTTCGAGCTACGGTTGGCGCCCCCGATCAGCGCGGCGCGGGTCGCGGCGTTGCCCGCCCCGCTGGCGGCCCGGCGCAGGCCCATGTCCAGGATGTAGGCCGCTGCTCCGGCGGCCTCGCGGATGCGGCTGGATTTGGTGGCGATGAGGGTCTCGAAGTTGAGCTTGTTCAGCAGGGCGGTCTCGAGCAGCTGGGCCTGGGCCAGCGGTCCTTCGATGGCAACCAGGGGTACTTGGGGATGCACCACCCGACCCTCGGCCACCGCCCGCAGGGTGAGCCCGTCGAAGGAGCCGTTGCGTCCCATCCAGGCCAGGAAATCCGCTCCGAAGAGGGGTTTGCCTGCGCGGGTTTTGTGCGAGCGCAACACCTCGAGCTCCTCCGCGCCAAAACGTGCGGTTTCCATCCACCGCAGCAGGGGATCCAATCCGGCGAACACGCCATACCCTGCCTGATGCTGCCCGTAATCGGGGTTCTTGCGGTAGAAGTACTCGAACAGCGCGGGTTTTTCGTGGATTCCCAGGCGAAAGTAGACCTGGGCCATGGTGAGCTGGTACTGGTCGGTGAGCAATATGCCCTCGGTGAGGCTGGCCATGGGTTCAATATACGTCCAACGTGAAGGGCTGGTCTTACGAAACGCAAGGCGCTTGGCTATCGGCATCCAGCGCCCGGCGTTCTGTGGCACAATACGGGGCATGAGCGGGCGGGTATACCGTGACTTTTTTGCTGAGCAGGGGTTGGAGCCCCTTACTGCCCAGGGCTATCAGCGAGAGGCGCGGGCTCGAGCTTTTCCCTACCTTCAGGCCCTCTCACGCCGGGTGCTGGTCTATGACGGGGCCATGGGTACCGAGATCTTCAAATACAACCTCACGGCAGCCGATTTTGGCGGCGAGCCCTACAGCGGCTGCCCGGAAGTGCTCAACCGCACCCGGCCCGACGTGATCGCACGCATCCACCGCAGCTACCTCGAGGCCGGCGCCGACGTGATCGAGACCAACACCTTCGGGGCCTTCCCTCACGTGCTGGTGGAGTATGGGCTCGAGGCCGAGGCCGAGGAGTTGGCCTACCTGGGCGCCCGCATCGCCCGTGAGGAGGCCGATAGGCTCTCCACGACCGAAAAGCCCCGCTTTGTGGCCGGCTCGCTGGGGCCGGGCACCAAGCTCATCAGCCTGGGGCAGATCGGCTGGCGGCAGATGCTGGGGTCCTACCGCGTGGCCGCCCGCGGCCTGATCCAGGGTGGGGTAGACCTCCTGCTCATCGAGACCTGCCAGGACATCCTCCAGGTGCGCTGTGCGGTGCAGGCGGCCCGTGCGGCCATGCGCGAGGTGGGTCGGGAAGTGCCCATCCAGGTGCAGGTCACCATCGAGTCCACCGGAACCATGCTTGTAGGCACCGATGACAACGCTGCGCTGACCGCGCTCGAGGCCCTCCCCATCGATGTCATCGGGATGAACTGCGCCACCGGCCCCGACCTGATGGACTCGCACATCCGCTTCTTCTGCCAGAACTCCACCCGCTGGGTCTCCTGCTTGCCCAACGCCGGCCTGCCGCGCAACGAGAGGGGGCGGGTGGTCTACGACCTCACCCCTGCCGAGCTGGTGCGCTGGCAGCTCAAGTTCGTGCGCGAGTACGGCCTAAACGTCGTGGGCGGCTGCTGCGGCACCGGACCAGAGCACATCCGTGCACTGGCAGAGGCTCTGGACGGCCACCCGCAGGCCGCAAAGCCCCCGGCGCAGTTTCCTGCACAGGTGGCGAGCCTCTACCAGGCGCTGCCGCTGAGGCAGGACACCGGCATCCTCATCGTGGGGGAGCGCACCAACGCCACGGGGAGCAAGAAGTTCCGCGAGCTCTTGTTCGCCGACGACTTCGAGGGGATGCTCGAGCTCGCCCAGGAGCAGGTGGCCGAAGGAGCCCACGTCCTCGACATCTCCGTAGCCTGGACGGGCCGCGACGAGGTGCGCGACATGCGCGAGGTCGTCAGGCGCTTTGCCACCAGCGTGCAAATCCCCCTCATGATCGACTCCACCCAGGTCGACGTGATGCAGGAAGCGCTCGAGCACCTGGGGGGTCGGGCCATCCTCAACTCGGTCAACCTCGAGGACGGCCTGGAGAAGTTCGACCGTGTGGCCTCCCTCGCCCGCCAGCACGGGGCGGCCCTGGTCGCGCTCACCATCGACGAGGACAAAGAGGCCGGGATGGCCAAGACCCCCGAGCGCAAGGTCGAGATCGCCCTGCGCATGTATGAGCGCCTGACCCAGGTTCACGGCATCCCGGCAAGCTCCATCCTCTTCGACCTACTCACCTTCCCCATCACCCAGGGCGACGAGGATACCCGCAAGCTGGCGATGTGGACCATCGAGGGCATCCGCCGCCTGCGCGAGCTGCTGCCGGAGGTGGGCTTCATCCTGGGTGTCTCCAACGTCTCCTTCGGTCTCTCGCCCCAGGCGCGCGTGGTGCTCAACTCGGTCTTCCTCGACGAGTGCATCAAGGCCGGGCTCACCGCGGCCATCCTCAACGCGGGCAAGATTTTGCCCATCAACCAGATCCCCCAGGAGCAGTACAAGCTTGCCCTCGACCTCATCTACGACCGCCGCAGCTTCAACCCCGACGGCTCGGTGGCCCACGACCCACTCTTCGCCTTCGTGGACTACTTCGCCAAGAACAAGGTGGAGCGATCGGCGGCGACGGATCCTTTCGCTGGGCTAAAGCTGGAGGAGCGCCTGAAAAAGCGCATCATCGAGGGGCGCAAGGTGGGCCTCGAGGCCGATCTCGAGGCTGCTTTGCAGGCGGGCTACACCCCGGTCTCGGTGATCAACGAGGTGCTTTTGGAGGGCATGAAGGTGGTGGGCGACCTCTTCGGCGCGGGCAAGATGCAGCTCCCCTTTGTACTCCAGGCCGCCGAATGCATGAAGGCGGCGGTGCGCTACCTCGAGCCTAAGATGGACCGGCTCGAGGGCGTGCACAAGGGCACCATGGTCCTCGCCACCGTCAAGGGCGATGTGCACGATATCGGCAAGAACCTCGTCGATATCATCCTCTCGAACAACGGCTATAAGGTGGTGAACCTGGGCATCAAGAAGCCCATCGAGGAGATCCTGGCCGCGGTGGAGGAGTACCGGCCCAACGCGGTGGGCATGAGCGGCCTGTTGGTCAAGAGCACGGTGGTGATGAAGGAGAACCTCGAGTACATGCGCGAGCGGGGCTACCGCATCCCGGTGGTGCTCGGCGGGGCGGCCCTCAACCGCCACTACGTGGAGAACGACCTGCGCCAGACCTACACCACCGGCCCCGTCTACTACGCCTCCGACGCCTTCGACGGCCTACAACTGATGGACGAACTCTGCGGCCACGCTCCGCCCAAACTCACCAGCCGCGAGCAGAGCGGGCACAAGTACAAGACCGCCTACGAGATCCTCATGGAGAAGCTCGAGGCCGGCTCGGAGTACATCCCCTCGAACCTTCCCCCTGCCCCCCGCATTCCCCGCCCGCCCTTCTGGGGGCGCAAGGTGGTGCGGATGGAAGGGGAGATGTTGCCGCACCGGGCAGGGCGTCTCGAGACCCAGGGCGAACTCGACCTAGGGGTGATCGCCCAGTACGTCAACAAGAACGCCCTCTTCCGCGGCCAGTGGGGCTTTCGCCGGGGCGAGATGGACAAAGCGGAGTACGCCCAGAAGCTCGAGCGCGAAGCCGAGCCCATCTTCCGTGAGTTGCTCGAGCAGGCTATGCGCGAGAGGACCTTAGAACCGGCCGTGGTCTACGGTTTCTGGCCGGTGGCCTCCGACAAGAACAAGCTCGCCGTCTTCGACCCCGAAACCGGCGCCGAGCTCTTCGCCTTCGACTTCCCCCGCCAGATGGGGGCCAGTAGCCGCCACCTTTGCATCGCCGACTTCTTCCGCCCCCGCTATGCCGACCCCATTGGCGATGAGGCCCTTTGGATGCCCAAAGCGGCCTGGGAAAATGGCGCGCGCGACGTGCTGGGCTGCCAGGTCGTGACCATGGGCCGCGCCGCTTCCGAGCACGCGGCGAAGCTCTTCGGCTCCGACCGCTACCAGGACTACCTCTACTGGCACGGCTTCTCGGTGGAGATGGCCGAAGCCTTGGCCGAGTACTGGCACAAGCGCGTGC
Encoded proteins:
- the menC gene encoding o-succinylbenzoate synthase, translated to MRIEAAQLKLITLPLRFRFETSFGVQTERHIIVLTLYGEGLEGYAETVMEHTPHYREETIAGAWALLEELLIPSVLGKEIPNPEALWSHIGNFRGNKMTKAALEMAFWDLWCKSLGQPLWRVLGGVREEIPVGISLGIEPTIESTLEKVGKGLEQGYKRIKLKIKPGWDVKMLLAVREAYPEANLTVDANSAYTLNHIATFKAMDAAGLDYIEQPLAFDDIVDHAKLQAAISTSICLDESITSPEDARKALEIGAGRVINLKPARVGGILASRKIHDITESWGLPVWMGGMLEAGIGRATNIHVATLPMFVKPGDTSSASRYWEEDIIEESLEANGGMMRVPQGPGIGVTPKREFIDRLALKSAYISNT
- a CDS encoding nicotinate phosphoribosyltransferase, coding for MASLTEGILLTDQYQLTMAQVYFRLGIHEKPALFEYFYRKNPDYGQHQAGYGVFAGLDPLLRWMETARFGAEELEVLRSHKTRAGKPLFGADFLAWMGRNGSFDGLTLRAVAEGRVVHPQVPLVAIEGPLAQAQLLETALLNKLNFETLIATKSSRIREAAGAAAYILDMGLRRAASGAGNAATRAALIGGANRSSNVGMSHELGLQAAGTHAHSMVQAFMALGMGELEAFRAFAEVYPDDTVLLVDTVDVLESGIPNAVKVFEELKRKGHRPIGIRLDSGDLAYLSIRAAQMLDKAGFADVSIVLSSELDELVIWQIHTQIREEAPRYGVDADALIRRLVFGVGTRMVTSWGQPALNGVYKVVAVRDGEEWKPAIKVSESIEKVLNPGRKKVWRLYDERGLASADLLTLFDEDPCAERSLTLHHPSEAGKLRRVNMERCRLEPLHAEVWRGKRLLEPQPLEVLRERHRKDVELLDPGVRRLINPHTYHVSLSSRLWQLKNQMIEALTQGEGE
- the metH gene encoding methionine synthase, giving the protein MSGRVYRDFFAEQGLEPLTAQGYQREARARAFPYLQALSRRVLVYDGAMGTEIFKYNLTAADFGGEPYSGCPEVLNRTRPDVIARIHRSYLEAGADVIETNTFGAFPHVLVEYGLEAEAEELAYLGARIAREEADRLSTTEKPRFVAGSLGPGTKLISLGQIGWRQMLGSYRVAARGLIQGGVDLLLIETCQDILQVRCAVQAARAAMREVGREVPIQVQVTIESTGTMLVGTDDNAALTALEALPIDVIGMNCATGPDLMDSHIRFFCQNSTRWVSCLPNAGLPRNERGRVVYDLTPAELVRWQLKFVREYGLNVVGGCCGTGPEHIRALAEALDGHPQAAKPPAQFPAQVASLYQALPLRQDTGILIVGERTNATGSKKFRELLFADDFEGMLELAQEQVAEGAHVLDISVAWTGRDEVRDMREVVRRFATSVQIPLMIDSTQVDVMQEALEHLGGRAILNSVNLEDGLEKFDRVASLARQHGAALVALTIDEDKEAGMAKTPERKVEIALRMYERLTQVHGIPASSILFDLLTFPITQGDEDTRKLAMWTIEGIRRLRELLPEVGFILGVSNVSFGLSPQARVVLNSVFLDECIKAGLTAAILNAGKILPINQIPQEQYKLALDLIYDRRSFNPDGSVAHDPLFAFVDYFAKNKVERSAATDPFAGLKLEERLKKRIIEGRKVGLEADLEAALQAGYTPVSVINEVLLEGMKVVGDLFGAGKMQLPFVLQAAECMKAAVRYLEPKMDRLEGVHKGTMVLATVKGDVHDIGKNLVDIILSNNGYKVVNLGIKKPIEEILAAVEEYRPNAVGMSGLLVKSTVVMKENLEYMRERGYRIPVVLGGAALNRHYVENDLRQTYTTGPVYYASDAFDGLQLMDELCGHAPPKLTSREQSGHKYKTAYEILMEKLEAGSEYIPSNLPPAPRIPRPPFWGRKVVRMEGEMLPHRAGRLETQGELDLGVIAQYVNKNALFRGQWGFRRGEMDKAEYAQKLEREAEPIFRELLEQAMRERTLEPAVVYGFWPVASDKNKLAVFDPETGAELFAFDFPRQMGASSRHLCIADFFRPRYADPIGDEALWMPKAAWENGARDVLGCQVVTMGRAASEHAAKLFGSDRYQDYLYWHGFSVEMAEALAEYWHKRVRQQLGIAQDDATDLQALFQQGYQGSRYSFGYPACPRLEDQKYLQDLLQWQEIGVELSEEFQLHPEQSTSAIVVHHPSAKYFNL